From the genome of Cytophagales bacterium WSM2-2:
GTAAAAATCGATTTTGAAAAGGAAAAAGAATGGGTACACCTGCGTAAAAGCAACACTGAGCCGATCATCCGTATTTATGCCGAATCGCAAAATGAGAAGAAGGCAGATGATTTGGCCCAAAAAATCATAGCGGATATCAGGTCCTTGATTGTTTAGCTGGCATTTTATTTTATTGGTTAAATTTGCACAGAATTTAGTACCGTAACCTGTCGTAGAATGAGAGTTTACCTGGATAATGCCGCCACTACACCGCTCGATCCCGAGGTGTTTGAAGCGATGAAGCCTTTTATGCTTGAAGATTTTGGAAACCCGTCTTCAACACACGCTCATGGAAGGAAAGTGCGTGCAGCAATTGAGTCTTCAAGAAAGAAAGTGGCTGAACTACTGAACTGTACACCGGGCGAAATCATTTTTACTTCCGGAGGAACAGAAGCGGATAACGCCATCATTGCCGGTGCGATTAAAACCTATAAAATAAAAGATGTCATTTCTTCTCCGATTGAGCATCATGCGGTGGTTCATACCCTGGAGACACTCGAGAAGCACGGAGAAATAAAACTTCATTTTGTTCAGCTCGATGAGAAGGGTCATGTGGATATGGATCACCTTGAAAGCCTGCTCAAAGAATATCCGAATGCCCTTGTTTCGTTGATGCATGCCAACAATGAGATTGGAAACTTGCTGGATATTCAAAAAGCGAGTGACCTTTGTCAGCAGTACAATGCGTACTTTCATTCGGACACCGTACAGACCATGGGGCACTACAGACATGACCTCAAGAAATTGAAAGTGCATGGCATGACGGCTGCCGCTCATAAATTTCATGGCCCTAAAGGTGTTGGGTTCATGTACATCAACAAAGACAAGAAAATTCAACCTCTCGTACATGGTGGCGCCCAGGAACGTAACATGCGTGGAGGGACGGAAAATACCTACGGAATTATTGGATTGGCCAAAGCCCTTGAGATTTGCTATCGCGAAATGGAAGAACACGAGTCGGCCATCAATAAGTTGAAGGGATACATGATTGAGAAACTGAAAATGGTTGTTCCCGGAGTTACGTTTCACGGTGATTCCGATAACCTAAATCGTAGCCTTTATACTGTACTCAATGTTTCCTTTCCGGAATCAGAGGAAAATGAGATGATGCTCTTCAACCTGGATTTGCAGGGCATTTCAGCCTCAGGCGGAAGTGCATGTTCCAGCGGTGCTACTACCGGATCTCATGTGCTTAATGCAATTTACCCAGGATCAAAAAGGGGAGCCGTTCGCTTTTCGTTTAGCAAATTCAACAAAGTAGAAGAAGTGGACTTCGTAATTGAAAAGGTAGCAGAACTCTGCAAGGTTAGTGTCTGAGATTTTTACAATTCGAAGAATGAGTAGCCTCGCATTAACTGTGAGGCTTTTTTATATTTGACAAACTTCAAATGAATATCTCATTTATCGGCTCCGGAAATTTAGCGTGGCATCTGGCCCCGGCCCTGGATAATGCTGGTTTTGTAGTTAAAGAAGTTTATAGTCCCAACCCACGTCACGCAGGCGAATTGACCGGACGCCTTTACCAGGCTGAAGTGAAAGCCACACTTGATTTTTCGACCAGCCCATCAACTGTCTTTATTGTGGCCGTCAATGACGATAGTATAAGTGAAGTTGCGAGAGAAATCATTTTACCTGATGACGCGATTCTCGCTCACACTTCCGGCAGTGTTCCGTTGACTGATCTGCAATTTGCTGCTACTGCCAACATTGGAGTGTTCTATCCTCTCCAAACGTTTAGCAAATCAAAAAAAATTGACTTCAAGCAAACTCCGATTTTTATCGAGAGTAATACGGACGAAACAGAGGAGGTATTGATCCCCCTCGCCAAAGCAATTAGCAACCAGGTCAGAAGGATCGGTTCGGAACAACGGAAAGCATTGCACCTTGCTGCTGTGTTTGCATCGAATTTTACCAACCATATGCTTACGCTTTCGGAGGAGATCATGAAACAAAACGATCTAGACTATAATTGGCTTAAGCCTTTGATCACCGAGACTATTAACAAGAGCCTGCAGGTAGGAC
Proteins encoded in this window:
- a CDS encoding cysteine desulfurase, which codes for MRVYLDNAATTPLDPEVFEAMKPFMLEDFGNPSSTHAHGRKVRAAIESSRKKVAELLNCTPGEIIFTSGGTEADNAIIAGAIKTYKIKDVISSPIEHHAVVHTLETLEKHGEIKLHFVQLDEKGHVDMDHLESLLKEYPNALVSLMHANNEIGNLLDIQKASDLCQQYNAYFHSDTVQTMGHYRHDLKKLKVHGMTAAAHKFHGPKGVGFMYINKDKKIQPLVHGGAQERNMRGGTENTYGIIGLAKALEICYREMEEHESAINKLKGYMIEKLKMVVPGVTFHGDSDNLNRSLYTVLNVSFPESEENEMMLFNLDLQGISASGGSACSSGATTGSHVLNAIYPGSKRGAVRFSFSKFNKVEEVDFVIEKVAELCKVSV